One window of Mesorhizobium sp. WSM4904 genomic DNA carries:
- a CDS encoding Lrp/AsnC family transcriptional regulator, with translation MPQLDEFEIKMLDILQRDGRKPVSELAQEIGLSTTPCARRFEALQGASIIKGFAAVLSRRAVGLMVEVFIQVRLVSHSDGSPESFIAAVQRMDEVSSCWTMTGDHDFLLHVMVPSVDDLNAFVMHRLMRLPGVRDVHTQLVLQNIKGPGHVPLSHLRR, from the coding sequence ATGCCTCAGTTGGATGAGTTCGAGATAAAGATGCTCGACATCCTGCAGCGTGATGGGCGCAAGCCGGTGTCGGAGCTGGCGCAGGAGATCGGCCTGTCGACCACGCCTTGCGCGCGCCGCTTCGAAGCGCTGCAAGGCGCCAGCATCATCAAGGGTTTTGCCGCCGTGCTCAGCCGCCGCGCCGTCGGCTTGATGGTCGAGGTGTTCATCCAGGTGCGGCTGGTGAGCCACAGCGACGGTTCGCCGGAGAGCTTCATCGCCGCGGTGCAGCGCATGGACGAGGTCTCGTCCTGCTGGACGATGACCGGCGACCACGATTTCCTGCTGCATGTCATGGTGCCGTCGGTGGACGATCTCAACGCCTTCGTCATGCACCGGCTGATGCGGCTCCCCGGCGTGCGCGACGTTCACACCCAGCTCGTGCTGCAGAACATCAAAGGCCCCGGCCACGTGCCGCTCAGCCATCTGCGACGGTGA
- a CDS encoding GGDEF and EAL domain-containing protein, producing the protein MQLTEDVAQRVTEAISRPSWKSADPILFAMLLQKNADQNRKVVRWGIAAAVLSYISYGAFDLFLFPDVADRLILTRLSLGLTFLVLVELVARHSRAITTLHYVAALAIVTGAIGWLLSALGTAYQEALSHFIIFGTVFILGANLFFNFRLWLSALSSATVTVAFVGATLFYLHAGFATRLVLSTYFANCLVLSLYLSWRLAMERYQTFLHALQAQIQEQVAIENGQKLIEIADTDPLTGLKNRRAITREFAELCKEWATDNDEIGVILMDVDYFKRFNDRLGHQAGDDCLIELARAFDETAAANHAIAGRYGGEEFVVLCKVAGRDHLRDVTHQFCRAVEDLKISHPDRDDKLNIVTISAGASLTRADHSIELRILLQEADRALYASKFSGRATLTIYDAQATDQKRASQNLSELLKHAVSERLVSVVYQPICDATTGQVLGHESLMRLRDFDGSMISPSVFIPVAEQTGGIEELGMWLIDRACGDMVEHGLGSVVSANVSVVQLKAPNFPLHITEILGRHGMAPQKLALEVTEGSDIFLEAQAARNIEQLRNLGVQIWLDDFGTGFAGLAWLRRFKFDVVKIDRSFLHDCQTIRGLSLLQDMVRLLRNLGHTVLVEGVETKEQQSLLQHMGIQSVQGFLTGRPVPIEEIKQARRELVA; encoded by the coding sequence ATGCAACTGACGGAGGATGTGGCACAGAGGGTCACCGAAGCGATTTCACGCCCCTCGTGGAAATCGGCTGACCCGATACTTTTTGCGATGCTCCTGCAGAAGAACGCGGATCAGAATCGCAAGGTCGTGCGCTGGGGCATAGCGGCGGCGGTGTTGAGCTATATCTCCTACGGCGCCTTCGACTTGTTTCTTTTCCCGGACGTCGCCGACCGTTTGATCCTGACGCGCCTGTCGTTGGGATTGACCTTCCTGGTGCTTGTCGAACTCGTCGCCCGACACAGTCGGGCCATCACCACCCTGCACTACGTTGCTGCCCTGGCGATCGTGACGGGCGCCATCGGATGGCTGCTGTCGGCGCTAGGCACCGCATATCAGGAGGCGCTGTCCCACTTCATCATCTTCGGCACGGTGTTCATTCTCGGCGCCAACCTGTTCTTCAATTTCCGGTTATGGCTCTCGGCGCTGTCGTCCGCGACGGTGACGGTCGCCTTCGTCGGCGCCACACTGTTCTACCTTCATGCCGGCTTTGCCACACGCCTGGTGCTTTCGACCTATTTCGCGAATTGCCTCGTTTTGTCGCTTTATCTTTCATGGCGTCTCGCCATGGAGCGGTACCAGACCTTCCTGCATGCGCTTCAGGCGCAGATCCAGGAGCAGGTCGCCATCGAGAACGGTCAGAAGCTCATCGAGATCGCCGATACGGACCCGCTTACCGGGCTCAAGAACCGCAGGGCGATCACGCGGGAATTCGCGGAACTGTGCAAGGAATGGGCCACGGACAATGACGAAATAGGCGTCATTCTCATGGATGTGGACTACTTCAAGCGGTTCAATGACCGGCTCGGCCATCAAGCCGGCGACGACTGCCTTATCGAACTTGCCCGCGCCTTCGACGAAACGGCGGCGGCCAACCACGCCATCGCGGGACGTTATGGCGGCGAGGAATTCGTCGTGCTCTGCAAGGTCGCCGGACGGGATCATCTTCGCGACGTCACGCACCAATTCTGCCGGGCTGTCGAAGATCTGAAGATCTCGCATCCCGATCGGGACGACAAGCTCAACATCGTCACCATCAGCGCAGGCGCCTCGTTGACGCGCGCGGATCACAGCATAGAGCTTCGGATACTGCTGCAAGAGGCCGACCGCGCGCTCTATGCGTCGAAATTCTCAGGCCGCGCCACCCTCACGATCTACGACGCGCAGGCCACCGACCAGAAGCGCGCCAGCCAGAATCTCTCGGAGCTGCTCAAGCACGCCGTTTCGGAACGACTGGTCTCCGTCGTTTACCAGCCGATCTGCGATGCGACGACCGGCCAGGTGCTTGGCCATGAGTCGTTGATGCGGCTGCGCGACTTCGACGGCAGCATGATCAGCCCATCCGTCTTCATACCCGTCGCCGAGCAGACCGGCGGGATCGAGGAACTCGGAATGTGGCTGATCGATCGGGCCTGCGGCGACATGGTCGAGCACGGATTGGGATCGGTCGTGTCCGCGAACGTGTCGGTCGTCCAGCTCAAGGCTCCGAATTTTCCGCTGCACATCACCGAGATCCTTGGCCGGCACGGCATGGCGCCCCAGAAGCTGGCGCTCGAAGTGACCGAAGGCAGCGATATTTTCCTTGAGGCGCAGGCCGCCAGAAATATCGAGCAGTTGCGGAACCTGGGGGTTCAAATCTGGCTGGACGATTTTGGAACCGGTTTTGCCGGTCTGGCCTGGCTACGTCGGTTCAAGTTCGACGTCGTCAAGATCGACCGCAGCTTCTTGCATGACTGCCAGACGATTCGAGGCCTGAGCCTGTTGCAGGACATGGTCAGGCTTCTGCGCAATCTGGGCCACACGGTGCTTGTCGAGGGCGTCGAGACGAAGGAGCA